In Chrysoperla carnea chromosome 2, inChrCarn1.1, whole genome shotgun sequence, the following proteins share a genomic window:
- the LOC123293613 gene encoding microsomal glutathione S-transferase 1-like, producing MLLMASLTAFQRLKRKVFANPEDTMVSGAKVALDDPYVERIRRAHYNDIENILLFISIGFLYSLTKPKPVIAVNLFRIFTIARFLHTVVYTIVIIRQPARALCWMTGYTITIFMAIWCIKSNLAP from the exons ATGTTGCTAATGGCATCGTTAACGGCATTTCAACGTCTCAAGCGAAAg gTATTTGCAAATCCAGAAGACACAATGGTTTCTGGGGCGAAAGTGGCGCTAGATGATCCATACGTGGAACGTATAAGAAG AGCACATTATaacgacatcgaaaatattctaCTGTTCATATCCATTGGATTTTTGTATTCATTAACCAAACCAAAACCAGTTATCGCCGtgaatttatttcgaatttttacaattGCAAGATTTCTACACACAGTTGTTTATACAATAGTTATAATACGACAACCGGCTCGAGCATTATGTTGGATGACTGGATACACGATCACCATATTCATGGCCATTTGgtgtattaaatcaaatttagcaccttaa
- the LOC123291440 gene encoding DNA replication licensing factor Mcm5, giving the protein MEGFDQGGVFFSDNLGEFNTGTEGQVNLQEVKRKFKDFIRQFNEDNFNYKYRDALKRNYNLRQYYLEVNLEDLASYDESLADKVYKQPSEHVPIFEEAARDVADEITSPRPEGEEQIEDIQIMLTSDANPAGLRDMKSEVVSRLVKIPGIIVSASGVRAKATKIAIQCRSCSNVIPNLPIKPGLEGYAMPRKCNTEQAGRPKCPLDPYFILPDKCHCVDFQTLKLQELPDSIPQGEIPRHIPLYADRYLCEQVVPGNRVLILGIYSIKKLGRASKQEGKEKNITGVRSSYVRVLGLKLLGENLAAGRTGGIISATEEEQFRRLAASPNLYDRIAQSIAPSIYGALDIKKSIACLLFGGSRKRMPDGLARRGDINVLLLGDPGTAKSQLLKFVERVSPIGVYTSGKGSSAAGLTASVMRDPATRNFVMEGGAMVLADGGVVCIDEFDKMREDDRVAIHEAMEQQTISIAKAGITTTLNSRCSVLAAANSVFGRWDDTKGEENIDFMPTILSRFDMIFIVKDEHNEARDVTLAKHIMNVHMSAGQTTEEPKEGEIPLEMLKKYINYCRTHCGPRLSAEAGEKLKSRYVLMRSGTLQHEKETEKRIAIPITVRQLEAVIRISESLAKMRLQPFATETHVNEALRLFQVSTLDAAMTGSLAGAEGFTTEEDQEILSRIEKQLKRRFAIGTQVSEQNIIQDFLRQQYPERSIIKVIQTMIRRGQLQHRLQRKMLYRIS; this is encoded by the exons AGATGCATTAAAACGAAATTACAATTTGCGTCAATATTATCTTGAAGTTAATCTAGAAGATTTGGCTAGTTATGATGAAAGTTTGGCTGATAAAGTATACAAACAACCTAGTGAACATGTTCCCATATTTGAAGAAGCTGCCCGTGATGTTGCTGACGAAATTACTTCACCACGACCAGAGGGCGAAGAACAA attgaaGATATACAAATTATGCTTACATCTGATGCAAATCCAGCAGGACTACGTGATATGAAA TCAGAAGTTGTATCACGATTAGTTAAGATACCTGGAATTATTGTAAGTGCATCGGGAGTTCGAGCTAAGGCTACCAAAATTGCAATTCAGTGTCGATCTTGTAGTAATGTCATTCCTAATTTACCAATCAAGCCGGGCTTAGAAGGATACGCAATGCCACGAAAATGTAATAC ggAACAAGCTGGTAGACCAAAATGTCCATTGGatccatattttattttaccagaTAAATGCCATTGTGTTGATTTTCAAACGTTAAAATTGCAAGAGTTACCAGATTCAATTCCTCAGGGTGAAATACCGAGACATATTCCACTTTATGCGGACAGATATTTGTGCGAACAAGTGGTTCCTGGAAATAGAGTGTTAATTCTTGGtatttattctattaagaaattAGGGCGAGCTTCaaag CAAgaaggaaaagaaaaaaatattactggAGTGCGTTCATCATATGTACGAGTTTTAGGATTAAAACTTCTTGGAGAAAATTTAGCTGCCGGTCGTACTGGTGGTATAATATCTGCCACAGAAGAAGAACAATTCCGTAGACTTGCAGCATCACCAAATTTATATGATCGTATCGCCCAAAGTATTGCACCAAGTATATACGGGGCtcttgatattaaaaaatcaattgcttgtttattatttggag gATCCAGAAAAAGAATGCCTGATGGATTAGCTCGACGTGGTGATATAAATGTCTTATTACTTGGTGATCCAGGTACAGCTAAATCTCAGCTGTTAAAATTCGTTGAACGTGTATCGCCCATTGGTGTTTATACTAGTGGTAAAGGTAGTTCTGCTGCTGGTCTAACTGCATCTGTTATGCGTGATCCTGCTACG CGAAATTTCGTCATGGAAGGTGGAGCAATGGTATTGGCAGATGGTGGCGTTGTTTGTATtgatgaatttgataaaatgcGTGAGGATGATCGTGTTGCTATTCATGAAGCCATGGAACAACAAACTATATCAATTGCCAAAGCTGGAATTACTACAACATTAAATTCACGTTGTTCTGTGCTAGCAGCAGCTAACAGTGTTTTTGGTCGATGGGACGATACAAAAGGAGAagaaaatatcgattttatgCCAACAATTTTATCACGTtttgatatgatttttattgttaaagatGAACATAATGAAGCACGTGATGTG actttAGCCAAACACATTATGAACGTACATATGAGTGCCGGACAAACAACCGAGGAACCTAAAGAAGGTGAAATTCCATTGGAAATGCTTAAAAAATACATCAATTACTGTCGAAC GCATTGTGGACCACGTTTAAGTGCAGAGGctggtgaaaaattaaaaagtcgtTATGTATTAATGCGTTCAGGTACTTTACAACATGAAAAAGAGACAGAGAAGCGCATAGCTATTCCCATTACTGTACGTCAATTAGAAGCTGTAATTCGTATTTCCGAAAGTCTTGCAAAAATGAGATTGCAACCATTTGCTACTGAAACTCATGTGAATGAAGCATTACGTTTGTTTCAAGTTTCAACATTAGATGCGGCAATGACAGGCTCACTTGCTG GCGCTGAAGGTTTTACTACGGAAGAAGATCAAGAGATATTATCTcgaattgaaaaacaattaaaacgaAGATTTGCTATTGGCACACAAGTATcagaacaaaatattattcaagaTTTTCTACGACAACAATATCCTGAGCGTTCCATTATTAAAGTGATTCAAACAATGATTCGAAGAGGCCAATTACAACATCGCCTTCAAAGAAAAATGCTTTACAGAATCAGTTAA